In Deferribacteraceae bacterium V6Fe1, one genomic interval encodes:
- a CDS encoding Mrp/NBP35 family ATP-binding protein has translation MADKCNTNSGCSSCSSTDSCDTSQKQNHTKLMIAQTLEKIKYKVMVMSGKGGVGKSTVSVNLASSLSKLGYKVGLIDADIHGPNIPKMFGIKEKGVLSTAEGIIPYEPIENLYIMSVGFLIRDDDDAVIWRAPLKHSLIEQFLSDVKWGELDFLLIDLPPGTGDEPLSVAHVIGDIDGSVIVTTPQEVALLDSRKSVTFSKKLNVPILGIVENMSGFVCPKCGERTDIFKTGGGEKAANELKVNFLGKIPLDPMVVMQGDSGKPYVIEYPNNEVTNSFRQISENIIKQLTSK, from the coding sequence ATGGCAGATAAATGCAATACCAACTCTGGCTGCAGCAGTTGCTCTTCTACAGACTCCTGCGACACAAGCCAGAAACAAAATCACACAAAATTAATGATTGCACAAACCCTTGAGAAGATTAAGTACAAAGTTATGGTAATGAGCGGAAAAGGTGGTGTTGGCAAATCGACGGTATCAGTTAACTTGGCTTCTTCCCTTAGTAAGCTCGGTTACAAAGTTGGACTTATCGATGCAGATATTCACGGGCCTAATATTCCAAAAATGTTTGGTATCAAAGAAAAAGGAGTTTTATCAACTGCTGAAGGGATAATCCCTTACGAACCGATAGAAAACTTATATATTATGTCAGTAGGTTTTCTTATCAGGGATGATGATGATGCAGTAATATGGAGAGCACCGTTAAAACACAGTCTGATAGAGCAATTTTTAAGTGATGTAAAATGGGGAGAGCTTGACTTCTTACTTATCGATCTTCCCCCCGGAACAGGGGACGAACCACTCAGTGTAGCACATGTAATCGGCGACATAGACGGAAGCGTGATTGTTACAACACCTCAAGAGGTTGCGCTGCTTGACTCACGCAAGTCCGTAACTTTCAGCAAAAAACTAAATGTTCCTATCCTTGGAATAGTAGAAAATATGAGCGGTTTTGTCTGTCCTAAGTGTGGAGAAAGAACTGATATTTTCAAAACCGGGGGCGGAGAAAAAGCAGCTAACGAATTGAAGGTTAATTTTCTGGGTAAAATTCCACTTGATCCAATGGTTGTAATGCAAGGGGATTCCGGTAAACCTTATGTGATAGAATATCCAAATAATGAAGTAACCAATTCTTTCAGACAAATATCAGAAAATATAATCAAGCAACTTACTTCTAAATAA
- a CDS encoding pyruvate carboxylase, with the protein MRIKKLMCANRGEIAIRVFRACTELGIRTVAIYSNEDIYSLHRYKADEAYLVGKGLDPVQAYLNIDEIIDIAKRKNIDAIHPGYGFLSESYEFAAACDKAGIIFVGPRPETIKIFGDKQISKDLARECGVPVIEGSPGNVKNLDEAKQIAANIGYPVLLKAVAGGGGRGIRICNSEKELVENFESAKRESLKAFGKDEILLEKYIHKPKHIEIQLLADKHGNIVHLYERDCSIQRRHQKIIEIAPSLNLPEKTLANLYKDSIKIGKMSNLSSAATVEFLVDKSGKHYFLEVNPRIQVEHTVTELITGIDLVQAQIHIAAGETLDGNKISIVSQDSILKHGYAIQCRVTTEDPENNFMPDTGTIEAYRIAAGFGVRLDAGNGYVNAKITEHYDSLLVKVCTWATQFENSARKMARALSEFRIRGVKTNIPFLENVISHEKFLRGEVDTTFVDETKSLYQFKKRKDRATKTLKFLANNIVNNPSGVKLTDDIILPPIKTPVIKFGEKIPTGTKDILNRKGVKGVLDYVRNSKEVLFTDTTFRDAHQSLLATRVRTKDLVEIADAYAYHMNNLFSLEMWGGATFDVAFRFLKESPWERLRLLREKIPNILFQMLLRASNAVGYTNYPDNVVKKFIELSAKSGIDVFRIFDCFNWLDQLKVAIEEVKKNNKICEAAICYTGDITDPKKHKYSLKYYTGLAKELAQMGTDIIGIKDMAGLCKPYAAKLLVKAIKDETGLPIHFHTHNTSGNGEASVLMAIEAGAEIVDAAISSMSGLTSQPNLNSIMAALESTEKRPSIDKEWAQNISDYFERVRRYYFPFESGLKSATAEVYEHEIPGGQYSNLIVQVEAMGLLDRWEEVRKMYKEVNKALGDIIKVTPSSKVVGDLALFLVRNDLTVNDLYTKGETLSFPDSVVSFFKGMLGQPVGGFPSDLQEIVLKNEKAIKCRPGELLKPYDFENAKKALEKEFGKEFSDEELISFALYPQVFKDFVKFTDEFGNPIVLDSKSFFYPLRKEEEISIDIEEGKTLTIKYLGVSEPDVKGERRVYFELNGQPRNVAIKDNTLTDIIKSNTKGDISDPKQICATMPGKITKINVKLNDKVKKGDILLITEAMKIETKIAASVDGKVEEILLSEGDKIEAGDLLIKLS; encoded by the coding sequence ATGAGAATAAAAAAGCTCATGTGTGCAAACAGGGGAGAAATAGCAATTAGAGTTTTTAGAGCCTGCACAGAGTTAGGGATAAGAACGGTTGCAATCTACTCAAATGAAGATATCTACTCACTGCATCGCTACAAAGCCGATGAGGCATATTTAGTGGGAAAAGGGCTTGACCCTGTGCAAGCATATTTAAATATAGATGAAATAATCGATATTGCCAAAAGAAAAAATATAGATGCTATTCATCCCGGATACGGTTTTCTATCTGAATCTTATGAATTTGCCGCCGCGTGTGATAAGGCTGGTATAATATTTGTAGGCCCTCGCCCTGAAACGATTAAAATTTTTGGTGACAAACAAATTTCAAAGGACCTTGCAAGAGAATGCGGCGTCCCTGTCATTGAAGGCTCGCCCGGAAATGTAAAAAATCTTGATGAAGCCAAACAAATTGCTGCAAACATTGGATATCCTGTACTTCTAAAAGCTGTTGCAGGCGGTGGAGGGAGAGGTATCAGAATATGCAATTCTGAAAAAGAGCTCGTAGAAAACTTTGAATCTGCAAAAAGGGAATCTTTAAAAGCATTTGGTAAAGATGAAATATTACTTGAAAAATATATTCACAAGCCAAAGCATATAGAGATACAGCTGTTAGCAGATAAGCATGGAAACATCGTTCATCTTTACGAAAGAGATTGCTCAATCCAAAGAAGGCATCAAAAAATAATAGAAATCGCCCCTTCTCTTAACCTACCTGAAAAAACATTGGCAAATCTTTATAAAGACTCAATAAAAATCGGTAAAATGTCAAACCTTTCAAGTGCGGCTACCGTAGAATTTTTAGTAGACAAATCTGGGAAACATTATTTTCTTGAAGTCAACCCTAGGATACAGGTAGAGCACACTGTAACAGAGCTTATCACAGGCATTGATCTTGTTCAGGCACAAATACATATTGCTGCGGGTGAGACACTTGACGGTAACAAAATATCAATTGTTTCCCAAGATTCAATTTTAAAGCATGGATATGCTATTCAATGCAGAGTAACCACCGAAGACCCGGAAAATAACTTCATGCCTGACACGGGGACGATAGAGGCATATAGAATTGCAGCCGGTTTTGGCGTAAGGCTTGATGCAGGCAACGGTTACGTAAACGCTAAAATCACCGAGCACTATGATTCATTGCTGGTAAAGGTGTGCACTTGGGCAACTCAATTTGAAAACTCAGCACGCAAAATGGCAAGAGCTCTAAGCGAATTTAGAATCAGAGGGGTAAAAACAAACATACCGTTCCTGGAAAATGTGATCAGCCACGAAAAATTTTTAAGAGGCGAAGTTGACACCACATTTGTTGATGAAACCAAATCATTGTACCAATTCAAAAAGAGGAAAGACAGAGCCACCAAGACATTAAAGTTTTTAGCTAACAACATTGTAAACAATCCTTCCGGTGTAAAGCTTACCGACGATATAATATTGCCTCCAATAAAAACACCTGTTATTAAATTCGGGGAAAAAATACCTACCGGTACAAAAGATATTTTAAACAGAAAAGGGGTAAAAGGTGTTTTGGATTATGTAAGAAATTCAAAAGAAGTCCTTTTTACCGATACTACATTTCGTGATGCTCACCAATCCCTTTTAGCCACAAGAGTTAGGACAAAAGATTTGGTAGAAATCGCAGATGCCTATGCCTATCATATGAACAATCTATTCTCCTTAGAGATGTGGGGCGGTGCTACATTTGATGTTGCATTTAGATTTTTAAAAGAATCACCGTGGGAAAGACTGCGACTTTTAAGAGAAAAAATTCCAAACATACTTTTTCAAATGCTTTTAAGGGCTTCAAATGCAGTCGGATATACAAACTACCCTGACAATGTTGTAAAAAAGTTTATAGAACTCTCCGCTAAAAGCGGAATAGATGTTTTTCGTATTTTTGACTGCTTTAATTGGCTTGACCAGCTGAAAGTAGCAATAGAAGAGGTAAAAAAGAATAACAAAATATGTGAAGCGGCAATCTGCTACACCGGGGATATAACCGACCCCAAAAAACATAAATACAGTCTCAAATATTATACAGGTCTTGCAAAAGAGCTTGCCCAGATGGGCACAGATATTATCGGCATAAAAGATATGGCTGGACTTTGCAAACCGTATGCCGCTAAATTATTGGTCAAAGCAATTAAAGATGAGACAGGCCTTCCAATACATTTCCATACACACAATACCAGTGGAAATGGCGAAGCATCCGTACTTATGGCAATAGAGGCTGGTGCCGAAATAGTTGATGCTGCGATAAGCTCTATGAGCGGTCTAACCAGTCAACCAAACTTAAATTCAATAATGGCCGCACTTGAATCCACAGAAAAACGTCCTTCTATTGACAAGGAATGGGCTCAAAATATATCTGATTATTTTGAAAGGGTCAGAAGATACTATTTCCCATTTGAAAGCGGTCTGAAGTCAGCAACAGCAGAAGTTTACGAACATGAAATTCCCGGTGGTCAATATTCAAACCTCATAGTTCAGGTAGAAGCAATGGGACTATTAGACAGGTGGGAAGAAGTAAGAAAAATGTACAAAGAGGTCAACAAAGCTCTCGGAGATATAATAAAGGTAACCCCTTCCTCTAAAGTTGTAGGTGATTTGGCACTATTTTTGGTCAGAAATGATCTGACAGTAAACGACTTATACACAAAAGGGGAAACATTATCTTTCCCAGACTCGGTGGTAAGCTTTTTTAAAGGGATGTTGGGTCAGCCTGTGGGCGGCTTCCCGTCGGATTTGCAAGAGATAGTTTTAAAAAATGAAAAAGCTATTAAATGCAGACCAGGAGAGCTTCTTAAACCATACGATTTTGAAAATGCCAAAAAAGCACTGGAAAAAGAATTTGGTAAAGAATTTTCCGATGAAGAGCTTATATCCTTTGCCCTTTATCCTCAAGTATTCAAAGATTTTGTAAAATTTACCGACGAATTTGGCAATCCGATAGTTTTGGATTCAAAATCATTTTTCTATCCACTAAGAAAGGAAGAGGAAATCTCCATAGATATTGAAGAAGGGAAGACACTTACAATTAAATACCTTGGAGTCAGCGAACCGGATGTAAAAGGGGAAAGAAGGGTTTATTTTGAATTAAACGGTCAGCCAAGAAATGTGGCTATCAAAGATAACACATTGACAGATATCATAAAATCAAACACAAAAGGTGACATCTCAGATCCAAAACAAATATGTGCAACAATGCCAGGAAAAATAACAAAAATAAATGTCAAACTAAACGACAAAGTGAAAAAAGGTGATATCTTATTAATCACTGAAGCGATGAAAATCGAAACTAAGATTGCAGCAAGTGTCGATGGAAAAGTAGAAGAAATTCTCCTTTCTGAAGGAGATAAAATAGAGGCTGGAGACCTTCTTATTAAGCTCTCTTGA
- a CDS encoding complex I NDUFA9 subunit family protein, whose translation MKVFLTGSTGFVGKEILRMLVKEGYIVVALVRDVGKTEEMENVIYVKGDILKPESYEDYLKECNAVIHLVGIIREDRKKGVTFQKLHYEATKNIVDLAYKYSIKRFIHMSANGTRKDAVSDYHKSKFMAEEYLKNKGLNYTIFRPSVIYGPGDIFINMLNGLMKMTPLFSYFGDGGYKMQPVSVYEVAELFVNALKDDVSIGKTYSVCGKDIYTYKEILKMIIRVTGRKVLLFSIPEFIIIVLVKFFGKTTWFPITTDQFIMLTEGNICDNDACFRDLNVEKRDMFEVLKSYLK comes from the coding sequence GTGAAAGTATTTTTGACTGGTTCTACCGGTTTTGTAGGGAAAGAGATTTTGAGGATGCTGGTAAAAGAGGGTTATATAGTAGTTGCTCTTGTGAGGGATGTAGGTAAAACTGAGGAGATGGAAAATGTTATTTATGTTAAAGGGGATATATTAAAACCTGAGAGCTATGAGGATTATCTGAAAGAGTGCAATGCAGTAATTCACCTGGTGGGGATAATTAGGGAAGATAGAAAAAAAGGGGTGACTTTTCAAAAACTTCACTATGAGGCTACAAAAAATATTGTTGATTTGGCATATAAATACAGTATCAAAAGATTTATCCATATGTCTGCCAACGGTACTCGAAAAGATGCAGTGAGTGATTATCATAAGTCAAAATTTATGGCTGAGGAATACTTAAAAAATAAGGGCTTAAATTATACGATTTTCAGACCTTCCGTTATTTATGGTCCGGGAGATATTTTTATAAATATGTTAAACGGTCTGATGAAAATGACGCCTTTGTTCAGCTATTTTGGTGATGGAGGCTATAAAATGCAGCCGGTAAGTGTTTATGAAGTGGCAGAACTGTTTGTGAATGCTTTAAAAGATGATGTTAGTATCGGTAAAACCTACAGTGTATGTGGTAAGGACATTTACACCTATAAAGAGATATTAAAGATGATAATTAGGGTTACCGGCAGGAAAGTATTACTTTTTTCTATTCCGGAGTTTATTATTATAGTCTTGGTTAAATTTTTTGGAAAGACCACATGGTTTCCCATTACGACAGACCAGTTTATTATGCTTACCGAAGGGAATATTTGTGATAACGATGCGTGTTTTAGAGATTTAAATGTTGAAAAGAGGGATATGTTTGAGGTTTTAAAAAGTTATTTAAAATGA
- a CDS encoding putative manganese-dependent inorganic diphosphatase yields MGEIFVIGHKNPDTDSICSAYAYANLKNKIDNKNRYIAARCGSLNDQTKFVFSNISDEPPVFIRDIYPKVKDVMTKEVIYSTPDEPIYNAVKNLESLGVRLTPVVDGQTYKGVVSILEISRFFLPNNIENKPEYLVRPENFKDVIPGDFIKIGDRKEFLTNFLVGGMPFETFLKRFKNLHADKTVLIVGKRRDFIEYAIKNNMAGIIVTGIANTEEFDFEITGYKGFVYLSCLDTAETLRRIVFSVPIKSIMTDKIPITEPNFYLEDARKIMINENHRGLPVVENGKLVGIITRSDLLKDKKHRIILMDHNELSQSVDGAEIAEIVEIVDHHRLGTIKTKSPVTFFAKPVGSTCTLVFQQYKLNNVEIDDNSALALLSGILSDTVVLKSPTMTNEDIETVEFLAAKLGIDYKEYGKKMFEASSKLKGRSPESIVATDFKIFEEQGYRIGIGQVETVNLMELNDIKQILLDEVKKVASVKNLNWASLLVTDIIEERSVLLTSGFQALENLLIYSKLEENIYDLPGVLSRKKQLLPEVLRVLELLNN; encoded by the coding sequence ATGGGTGAGATTTTTGTTATCGGTCATAAAAATCCGGATACTGATTCTATTTGTTCGGCATATGCTTATGCTAATCTTAAAAATAAAATTGATAATAAAAATAGATATATTGCTGCAAGATGCGGCAGCTTGAATGACCAGACTAAGTTTGTATTTTCAAATATAAGTGATGAACCGCCTGTTTTTATCAGAGATATTTATCCCAAGGTAAAGGATGTAATGACAAAGGAAGTTATATATTCTACCCCTGATGAGCCTATTTACAATGCAGTAAAAAACCTTGAGTCTCTTGGCGTCAGACTTACGCCTGTTGTTGATGGGCAAACGTATAAAGGTGTAGTTAGTATACTTGAAATATCGAGGTTCTTTTTGCCAAATAATATAGAAAATAAGCCTGAATATTTGGTCAGACCTGAAAATTTTAAAGATGTTATCCCCGGTGATTTTATAAAAATAGGTGATAGGAAAGAGTTTTTAACAAATTTTCTTGTAGGTGGGATGCCTTTTGAAACATTTTTGAAAAGGTTTAAAAATTTACATGCTGATAAAACTGTACTTATAGTCGGCAAAAGAAGGGATTTTATCGAGTATGCGATAAAAAATAATATGGCGGGGATAATTGTAACCGGTATTGCCAATACCGAAGAGTTTGATTTTGAAATTACTGGTTATAAGGGTTTTGTTTATCTTTCATGCTTGGATACTGCCGAGACGCTAAGAAGGATTGTTTTTTCTGTCCCTATAAAGTCTATCATGACAGATAAAATTCCGATAACCGAGCCAAATTTTTATTTGGAAGATGCAAGGAAAATTATGATTAACGAAAACCATCGAGGTTTGCCGGTTGTGGAAAACGGAAAACTTGTTGGGATTATAACAAGAAGCGATTTGTTGAAAGATAAAAAGCACAGAATTATTTTGATGGATCATAATGAACTTTCACAGTCCGTAGATGGTGCAGAAATAGCAGAAATAGTTGAAATAGTTGATCATCATAGACTTGGGACGATCAAGACAAAGTCGCCTGTGACATTTTTTGCAAAGCCTGTGGGGAGTACATGTACACTGGTATTTCAGCAATATAAGTTAAACAATGTTGAAATAGATGATAATAGTGCTTTGGCACTTTTATCAGGAATTCTTTCTGACACGGTTGTGTTAAAATCCCCTACTATGACTAATGAAGATATAGAAACAGTGGAATTTTTGGCTGCAAAGCTTGGAATTGACTATAAAGAATACGGAAAAAAGATGTTTGAGGCATCGTCAAAACTTAAGGGGAGGTCACCTGAAAGTATTGTGGCAACTGACTTTAAAATTTTTGAGGAGCAAGGATATAGGATAGGAATAGGGCAAGTTGAAACAGTTAATTTAATGGAGTTAAATGATATTAAACAAATTTTATTGGATGAAGTTAAAAAAGTTGCTTCGGTTAAAAATTTAAATTGGGCAAGTTTATTGGTTACAGATATTATTGAAGAGAGGAGCGTGCTTTTGACCAGTGGTTTTCAAGCGTTAGAAAATCTGCTTATTTATAGTAAGTTAGAAGAAAATATTTACGATTTACCGGGTGTTTTGTCAAGAAAAAAACAGCTTTTGCCTGAGGTCTTGAGAGTTTTGGAACTGTTGAATAATTAA
- a CDS encoding STAS domain-containing protein, with amino-acid sequence MNIILNEQDNYTLLTITDIRIDSSTSEEYKNKLVSFLKHKPVIVDFQKLEFIDSSGLSAFVYFYKQGKAKNIAIRFINISDKVMSILKMTGLTKIFEIYDNLEEALVNLS; translated from the coding sequence ATGAATATAATTTTAAATGAGCAAGATAATTATACCTTACTTACAATTACAGATATTAGAATCGATTCCAGTACATCCGAAGAATACAAAAACAAACTCGTTAGTTTTTTAAAACATAAACCTGTCATAGTTGACTTTCAAAAACTTGAGTTTATAGATAGCTCAGGACTCAGTGCATTTGTCTACTTTTACAAACAAGGTAAAGCCAAAAATATTGCTATAAGGTTTATAAATATATCCGATAAGGTAATGTCCATATTAAAAATGACCGGTCTTACAAAAATATTTGAAATATACGATAATTTAGAAGAGGCATTGGTCAACTTGTCATGA
- a CDS encoding YdcF family protein — protein MIFFVIKKVLSFSLLPPGLFVVLLLVAGVYLLLRKNKALGILLLCLSTSIYLLSIEPVKDRLLLPLEDMYPTFTSNDNISKSLIVVLGGGVYDRSPENGLKASVMPEPLKRLIYAYLLFKHNNADILVSGGRVFKSSEILSEAEAMRDMLLELGVERDRVILDTKSLDTYENILNTKSIVQNNDYDRVIIVTSAYHMPRAMFLSQKVGLVAIPAPTDFKTDRTEYSFDSFLPKMGYLYDSYKALHEYLGLLFYKIKF, from the coding sequence ATGATATTTTTCGTGATAAAAAAGGTATTATCATTCTCATTGTTGCCTCCGGGGCTTTTTGTAGTCTTACTTTTAGTGGCAGGGGTATATTTATTATTAAGAAAGAATAAAGCCTTAGGCATCTTATTACTATGTTTGTCGACATCGATTTATCTTTTGAGTATCGAGCCTGTCAAAGATAGATTATTGCTCCCTCTTGAAGATATGTATCCGACTTTTACAAGTAATGATAATATATCCAAATCGTTAATTGTAGTGCTCGGGGGTGGAGTTTATGATAGAAGCCCCGAAAACGGATTGAAGGCAAGTGTAATGCCTGAACCGCTAAAAAGGTTAATTTATGCCTATTTGCTTTTTAAACATAACAATGCAGATATTTTGGTTTCAGGCGGTAGAGTTTTTAAGTCGAGTGAAATACTAAGTGAAGCTGAAGCTATGCGGGATATGTTATTGGAGTTAGGCGTTGAAAGGGACAGAGTAATTTTGGACACAAAGAGCCTTGATACTTATGAAAATATTCTTAATACCAAGAGTATTGTTCAGAATAATGATTATGACAGAGTTATTATTGTAACATCAGCTTATCATATGCCAAGGGCGATGTTTCTTTCTCAAAAAGTAGGTTTGGTTGCTATCCCTGCTCCGACTGACTTTAAGACAGACAGGACAGAATATTCTTTTGATAGTTTTTTACCTAAAATGGGATATCTTTATGATTCCTATAAAGCCCTTCACGAATACTTAGGTCTTCTTTTTTATAAAATAAAGTTTTGA
- a CDS encoding ATP-binding protein, translating into MENSVKNFYPNHADIAFYLNLAVTEALSNAVKHGAKKEITVKIIVENSAVNIEIIDKGGKLDKNPSVIDPNPYDESGRGLFIISKIVDKMEFIQTGDSTIFTLTKYLKHDNTTIN; encoded by the coding sequence TTGGAAAATTCTGTAAAAAATTTTTACCCAAATCATGCTGATATCGCCTTTTACTTAAATCTGGCAGTAACCGAAGCTCTTTCTAATGCTGTCAAACATGGTGCAAAAAAGGAGATAACAGTAAAAATTATTGTTGAAAATTCAGCAGTTAATATTGAGATAATTGACAAAGGTGGCAAACTTGACAAAAATCCGTCTGTGATAGACCCAAACCCTTATGACGAATCTGGAAGAGGGCTTTTTATTATCTCAAAGATAGTTGATAAAATGGAATTTATTCAAACAGGAGACTCAACAATATTTACATTGACTAAGTATTTGAAACATGACAACACTACGATAAATTAA
- a CDS encoding TlpA family protein disulfide reductase, translated as MRKILVLFVISVFFVLGCSNNSSKNINPAEIIPQMSIAKYEEVKAQYKGKVVLVNFFASWCPPCKAEIPDFIKVYNKHKDKFVIIGISIDDDVQKGAEFVVDKGIPYPTFHAERALEAKMNISSIPTNIFYKPDGTLFNFYVGALTEDFLESVIERLSK; from the coding sequence ATGAGGAAAATTTTAGTATTATTTGTAATTTCCGTTTTTTTTGTTTTGGGTTGTTCAAATAATAGTTCAAAAAACATTAACCCTGCTGAGATTATCCCTCAGATGAGTATTGCCAAGTATGAAGAGGTAAAGGCTCAATATAAAGGTAAGGTAGTGTTAGTAAACTTTTTTGCTTCTTGGTGCCCCCCTTGTAAAGCCGAAATTCCTGATTTTATAAAGGTTTATAATAAGCATAAAGATAAGTTTGTAATTATAGGCATTTCCATTGATGATGATGTTCAAAAGGGGGCTGAGTTTGTAGTTGATAAAGGCATCCCATATCCGACCTTTCATGCGGAAAGGGCACTTGAGGCGAAAATGAATATTTCAAGCATACCAACAAATATATTCTATAAACCTGACGGTACACTTTTTAACTTTTACGTAGGTGCTTTGACGGAAGATTTTCTTGAATCGGTTATTGAGAGGCTTTCTAAATAG
- a CDS encoding RadC family protein yields MEKHYLGHRKRLKERFLSNPDSLQDYEILELLLGYVIRGKDTKPYAKELIKVSGGLNNIFSCDTGSVKGLGCETETFFKLLKEFLFRIEKGIVTGKKEILNSPESVFDFLKYKIGYENKEKFVVILLNSKGELLEYKIFNTGTVNQAVVFVREVAEFAVKGGAVSVIVAHNHPSGILKFSNSDYDLTVKIKSGLEILEIILQDHILVCKDAYLSMRQYDDRRLWR; encoded by the coding sequence ATGGAAAAACATTATTTAGGGCATAGAAAAAGATTGAAGGAAAGATTTTTGTCTAATCCTGACAGTTTGCAGGACTATGAAATATTGGAATTATTGTTGGGATATGTTATAAGGGGTAAAGATACAAAACCTTATGCAAAAGAGCTTATTAAGGTTAGCGGCGGATTAAACAATATATTTTCCTGCGATACAGGAAGCGTTAAGGGGCTTGGTTGTGAAACGGAAACATTTTTTAAACTGTTAAAAGAATTTTTATTTAGAATTGAAAAAGGTATTGTAACGGGTAAAAAAGAAATTTTGAATTCCCCTGAGTCCGTATTTGATTTTCTTAAATATAAAATTGGCTATGAAAACAAGGAAAAATTTGTGGTTATTTTGCTCAATTCAAAAGGGGAATTATTGGAATATAAAATATTTAATACTGGCACAGTCAATCAAGCAGTCGTTTTTGTGCGGGAAGTGGCGGAATTTGCGGTTAAGGGGGGTGCCGTTTCTGTGATAGTGGCACATAATCACCCGAGCGGAATTTTAAAATTTTCTAATAGCGATTATGATTTGACTGTTAAAATAAAGAGCGGGCTGGAAATCCTTGAAATTATTTTGCAGGATCACATTTTGGTTTGTAAGGATGCCTATTTGTCTATGAGGCAATATGATGATAGAAGGCTATGGAGGTAA
- a CDS encoding response regulator: MDNLTKSLLIIDDDIGIRDGLSVLMGRYFNVETASCGKEAFEKLEKSQYDVYLIDLYLGDISGLDVLKKIKSLNKNSVAIILTAYGDETDIEQAEKLGADEFLHKPITYNKLMDVINNIFEKGEKTSNFEKYQNSVSKFIKEVSNELKVHLNIAEGSANYLYEKYDGDIVEVSNTIKKAVHEMKMIIEFLNILSNLKNKTYTDERKTITIKGLMEDASRKLFDRGVFKRVVFEDASFSFFRDSLLNIFTVVLSILSHSDRSILRITKNGSELLLELINLNFNVKNFLNDEEDFSYPSVEVRLLRELISYVRGKINIKTGEKYTSLILVINLS, from the coding sequence GTGGACAATTTAACCAAATCTTTGCTTATTATTGATGATGATATTGGGATAAGGGACGGCCTGTCGGTATTGATGGGCCGTTATTTTAATGTGGAAACCGCTTCTTGCGGAAAAGAAGCTTTTGAAAAATTAGAAAAAAGTCAATATGATGTTTATCTCATAGATTTATATCTTGGTGATATAAGTGGATTGGATGTTTTAAAAAAAATTAAAAGCCTAAATAAAAATTCCGTGGCAATAATTTTGACAGCCTATGGCGACGAAACCGATATAGAGCAGGCCGAGAAGTTAGGGGCTGATGAGTTTTTACATAAACCTATTACATACAACAAGTTAATGGATGTGATTAATAATATCTTCGAAAAAGGCGAAAAAACATCCAATTTTGAAAAGTACCAAAATTCTGTGTCAAAATTTATCAAAGAGGTTAGCAATGAGCTCAAGGTGCATCTGAATATTGCCGAAGGCTCAGCTAATTATTTGTATGAAAAATATGATGGTGATATTGTTGAAGTAAGTAATACCATAAAAAAAGCTGTTCACGAAATGAAAATGATTATTGAGTTTTTAAATATACTTTCAAACTTAAAAAATAAAACATATACCGATGAAAGAAAAACCATAACAATAAAAGGGCTTATGGAAGATGCTTCTCGTAAGCTGTTTGACAGAGGTGTTTTTAAAAGGGTAGTATTTGAGGATGCTTCTTTTTCTTTTTTTAGGGACAGCTTATTAAATATATTTACTGTTGTGTTATCAATTTTATCTCACTCGGACAGAAGTATTTTGAGGATTACAAAGAATGGAAGTGAATTGCTGTTAGAATTGATAAATTTAAATTTTAATGTAAAAAACTTTTTAAATGACGAAGAAGATTTCAGTTATCCGTCTGTTGAGGTCAGATTGTTAAGAGAGCTTATAAGTTATGTTAGAGGCAAGATTAATATTAAGACAGGGGAGAAATATACTTCTTTGATTCTTGTGATTAATTTATCGTAG